One genomic window of Undibacterium cyanobacteriorum includes the following:
- the nirD gene encoding nitrite reductase small subunit NirD, whose amino-acid sequence MSEQWQRICAIDEIPRLGARVVRRQQGCDVALFRTAHDKVLALLDRCPHKGGPLSQGIVFGEKVACPLHSWTIELDSGCATAPDVGCTQSFQTRIENGDVYLCATELAELAIEDYAA is encoded by the coding sequence ATGTCTGAACAATGGCAACGCATTTGCGCTATCGACGAAATTCCGCGTTTAGGGGCGCGCGTCGTCCGACGCCAACAAGGTTGTGATGTCGCCCTGTTCCGCACCGCGCACGACAAAGTCTTAGCTTTACTTGATCGCTGCCCACACAAAGGTGGACCGCTCTCGCAAGGCATCGTGTTCGGTGAGAAAGTCGCCTGCCCTTTGCATAGCTGGACCATCGAACTCGACAGTGGTTGCGCCACGGCGCCCGACGTCGGTTGCACACAAAGTTTCCAGACCCGTATCGAAAATGGCGATGTGTACCTGTGCGCCACCGAACTGGCTGAACTCGCGATTGAAGACTATGCTGCGTGA
- a CDS encoding nitrate reductase, with the protein MLRETKSTCCYCGVGCGVIIEHDDDKIVGVRGDPDHPANFGKLCSKGSTLHLTAQSEIQHQVRALYPELRRERATPRHTASWDESIDFIADCLHQCIAEHGPDSVAFYVSGQMLTEDYYVFNKFAKGLIGTNNIDSNSRLCMSSAVAAYKQSLGADAPPCSYEDIDQADCILITGSNTAYAHPILYRRLEAARANNPDLKVIVVDPRRTETAQDADLHLAIQPGTDVALMHGLLHICLWEGWIQQDFIGQHTEGFDALKQIVRNYTPAKVAQLCGIREQDLLQAARWFATAKASLSLYCQGLNQSRSGTAKNSALINLHLATGQIGRAGAGPFSLTGQPNAMGGREVGGMANLLSGHRDLSNAEDRAEVARLWNIDDVPAQAGSTAVDLFEGLHKGRIKIVWIVCTNPAQSMPHQVRIRQALERAELVIVQEAYRTTATCDYADVLLPATTWGEKSGTVTNSERRISRVRAAIEGPGETRADWQIACSVAQALAARMQKPRIHFDYQSVEEIWNEHRASTYQRDLDITGLSYQLLNARGPQQWPFPEGAQTGQARLYTDFKFATSNGKARFIAMEYQTASDKTNARFPFVLNTGRLRDQWHGMSRTGTVASLFSHEPEPCAYLAPSDMQTRMLNEGDYICLRNERGSVVLAARASQQVQSGQIFVPMHWGQESVSGKQTAAHRAANKDKGDSLESVNLGISLGINLGINTLCSDAKDPISHQPELKYAHVRIEKLELPWRYLSIAMLPRERAFLAQQTLRSYFQQFSYAHCTLLSVPDSTMLGLRFRAADQHAASIALMEAIESAIEIDASNSLRYDDLLRHEHRHLQVFMSPQGLQLRAFSLAGDLRTESYLTEVLQSQSMVARSADLFRQPGTASAPASKTICSCAQVKESQITKAAQDFFETQSENPHPQDHGEIKRQCLQSLQGKLSCGSNCGSCLPEVRRLINLTHQRPSLIPS; encoded by the coding sequence ATGCTGCGTGAAACGAAGTCCACTTGCTGTTACTGCGGCGTCGGTTGTGGCGTCATCATCGAACACGACGATGACAAAATCGTCGGCGTTCGTGGTGATCCAGATCATCCTGCCAATTTCGGCAAGCTGTGTAGCAAAGGAAGTACGCTGCACCTGACGGCGCAATCAGAGATTCAACATCAGGTGCGAGCGCTGTATCCCGAGCTGAGGAGAGAACGCGCTACACCACGCCACACCGCGAGCTGGGACGAGAGTATCGACTTTATTGCCGATTGTCTGCATCAATGCATCGCCGAGCATGGGCCTGACAGCGTGGCTTTTTATGTCTCGGGCCAGATGCTGACCGAAGACTACTATGTCTTCAATAAGTTTGCCAAGGGTTTGATTGGCACCAATAACATCGATAGCAATTCACGGCTCTGTATGTCGAGCGCGGTCGCGGCCTACAAACAGAGCTTAGGTGCCGATGCACCACCGTGCTCTTACGAAGATATTGATCAAGCCGACTGTATCTTGATTACCGGATCGAACACCGCCTATGCACATCCTATTTTGTACCGTCGCTTGGAAGCGGCGCGCGCTAACAATCCAGATCTGAAAGTGATTGTAGTCGACCCGCGTCGCACCGAGACCGCCCAAGATGCCGACTTGCACCTCGCCATCCAACCCGGCACCGATGTCGCTCTCATGCATGGACTCTTGCACATCTGTTTATGGGAAGGCTGGATACAGCAGGACTTTATTGGTCAACACACCGAAGGTTTCGATGCGCTCAAACAGATCGTACGCAACTATACGCCGGCTAAGGTGGCGCAGCTGTGTGGCATCCGCGAGCAGGATTTATTGCAGGCCGCCCGTTGGTTCGCCACTGCAAAAGCGAGTCTTTCCTTGTACTGCCAAGGCTTGAATCAATCGAGAAGTGGCACCGCCAAAAATAGCGCGCTGATTAACTTGCATTTAGCGACGGGGCAGATTGGTCGCGCTGGCGCAGGTCCTTTCTCCTTGACTGGACAACCCAATGCCATGGGTGGCCGCGAAGTCGGTGGCATGGCGAATCTGCTTTCTGGACATCGTGATTTAAGCAATGCGGAAGACCGCGCAGAAGTTGCTCGCTTATGGAATATCGACGACGTCCCTGCGCAAGCCGGTAGTACCGCGGTTGATCTGTTCGAAGGCTTGCACAAGGGTCGCATCAAAATCGTATGGATCGTCTGCACCAATCCGGCTCAATCGATGCCCCACCAAGTACGGATACGCCAAGCTTTGGAACGCGCCGAACTAGTGATCGTACAAGAGGCTTATCGCACCACCGCGACTTGCGACTACGCCGATGTCTTACTACCGGCGACCACATGGGGCGAAAAATCAGGCACCGTGACCAATTCCGAACGTCGAATTTCGCGCGTGCGAGCGGCGATCGAAGGTCCTGGTGAAACACGGGCCGATTGGCAAATCGCTTGTTCAGTGGCGCAAGCGCTGGCAGCTCGTATGCAAAAACCACGGATCCATTTCGATTACCAATCTGTTGAAGAAATTTGGAACGAACATCGCGCTTCAACCTATCAGCGTGATCTCGATATCACGGGACTGTCCTATCAATTACTCAATGCACGAGGGCCGCAGCAATGGCCATTTCCTGAAGGCGCGCAAACTGGGCAAGCACGTCTCTATACCGACTTTAAATTCGCTACCAGCAACGGTAAAGCGCGCTTCATTGCGATGGAATACCAAACGGCATCCGACAAAACCAATGCGCGCTTCCCTTTTGTTCTCAATACCGGCCGTCTACGCGATCAGTGGCATGGCATGAGTCGTACCGGCACCGTTGCTTCATTGTTTTCGCACGAACCAGAACCCTGCGCCTATCTCGCACCAAGCGATATGCAAACCCGCATGTTGAATGAGGGCGATTACATTTGTTTGCGCAACGAACGCGGCAGTGTGGTGCTGGCCGCGCGTGCAAGTCAACAAGTGCAATCGGGGCAGATTTTTGTGCCCATGCATTGGGGACAGGAGAGTGTTAGCGGCAAGCAGACCGCTGCACATCGCGCTGCAAATAAGGATAAAGGAGATTCTTTAGAGAGCGTGAATCTCGGCATTAGTCTCGGCATCAATCTCGGCATCAACACGCTGTGCAGCGATGCGAAAGATCCCATCTCACATCAACCCGAACTCAAATACGCACATGTGCGCATTGAGAAACTGGAGCTGCCATGGCGCTATCTCAGCATCGCCATGCTACCGCGCGAACGTGCTTTTCTGGCGCAACAAACATTACGGTCTTACTTCCAACAGTTCTCTTATGCACATTGCACATTACTCAGTGTTCCCGATAGCACAATGTTGGGCTTACGCTTTCGCGCCGCAGACCAGCACGCTGCGTCAATCGCACTGATGGAAGCCATTGAATCCGCCATAGAAATCGACGCCAGCAACAGCCTGCGCTACGACGATCTATTGCGACATGAGCATCGTCATTTGCAAGTGTTCATGAGTCCACAAGGCTTGCAGTTACGCGCCTTCTCACTTGCTGGTGATTTGCGTACTGAATCTTACTTAACTGAAGTTTTGCAATCACAAAGTATGGTCGCCCGCAGTGCGGATTTATTTCGGCAACCCGGTACAGCAAGTGCACCAGCCAGCAAAACGATATGTAGCTGCGCTCAGGTCAAAGAATCACAGATTACGAAAGCCGCACAAGACTTCTTTGAAACGCAATCAGAGAATCCCCATCCTCAAGACCATGGTGAGATCAAAAGACAATGCTTACAAAGCCTACAAGGCAAACTCTCGTGCGGCAGCAACTGTGGTTCATGTTTGCCTGAAGTACGGCGACTGATCAATCTCACGCATCAGCGCCCATCGCTGATTCCATCTTAA
- a CDS encoding tetratricopeptide repeat protein, with amino-acid sequence MKPQHSFSLTHLMRGCGLAICLLLSACSTTKVQVNVPQHLFNDAAFAQSTPAPNPQAIFQVSDEMRQFIAKEIVTQIRSSSHQRALFNALYTKAQLKLEYDSSYTRNASETFASRSGNCLSLVIMTAAIAKEMGLDISYQNVFVPEMWSRSGALYFNVGHVNIVLGKRHFDDRNHLDKNYQMTIDFYPPEDTAGQRTVEIAENTIVSMYFNNRAAESISAGKLEQAYQFARAAINADPSFVAPYNTLAVVYLRSKQAELAYASLSHALQLEPSNKVAMSNIIQAAEETGRDEEAKRFSTRLASLQPFPPFHFFKLGMKAMEEMDYRVAKQHFQKELDRAPDYHEFHFWIGMAHLRLGEVKLAEQHFNAAKSNSTSSKDHAIYSAKLDRLNALKSQIN; translated from the coding sequence ATGAAGCCCCAACATTCTTTTTCGCTGACTCATCTGATGCGCGGGTGTGGCCTTGCCATTTGTTTATTGCTGAGTGCCTGTAGCACCACCAAAGTGCAAGTCAATGTACCCCAGCATCTGTTTAATGATGCGGCATTCGCACAGTCAACGCCTGCACCTAATCCTCAAGCGATCTTTCAAGTCAGTGATGAAATGCGCCAGTTCATCGCTAAAGAAATCGTCACACAGATTCGCTCTTCAAGTCATCAAAGAGCTCTTTTTAATGCGCTCTACACCAAGGCTCAGCTCAAGTTGGAATACGATTCTTCGTACACCCGCAATGCCTCCGAAACTTTCGCCAGCCGTTCAGGCAATTGCCTTTCATTAGTGATCATGACTGCTGCGATCGCCAAAGAGATGGGACTTGATATTAGCTATCAAAACGTGTTTGTGCCAGAGATGTGGAGTCGTAGTGGCGCGCTTTATTTCAACGTTGGTCATGTCAATATCGTCTTAGGAAAACGTCATTTTGATGATCGCAATCATCTGGATAAGAATTATCAGATGACGATCGATTTTTATCCCCCTGAAGATACTGCTGGTCAACGCACAGTCGAAATAGCAGAGAACACGATTGTGTCGATGTATTTCAATAATCGTGCTGCAGAGAGTATTTCGGCAGGCAAGCTAGAACAAGCGTATCAATTCGCACGAGCTGCGATCAATGCCGACCCGAGCTTCGTTGCCCCCTACAATACTTTGGCAGTCGTGTATTTGCGGAGCAAACAAGCAGAACTTGCCTACGCGAGCCTATCGCACGCACTGCAGTTGGAGCCAAGTAATAAGGTCGCCATGTCCAACATCATTCAAGCTGCGGAAGAAACAGGGCGTGACGAGGAAGCCAAACGCTTCAGCACTCGCTTAGCTTCACTACAGCCATTCCCACCATTCCACTTTTTTAAACTGGGCATGAAAGCGATGGAGGAAATGGATTACCGTGTCGCCAAGCAGCATTTCCAGAAAGAGCTCGATCGCGCACCGGATTACCACGAGTTTCATTTCTGGATCGGTATGGCGCATCTTCGTTTGGGGGAAGTTAAACTGGCCGAACAACACTTTAATGCGGCGAAATCAAACAGCACATCGAGCAAAGATCATGCAATCTACTCGGCTAAGTTGGATCGCTTAAATGCTCTCAAATCCCAAATTAACTAA
- a CDS encoding cache domain-containing protein, protein MLARRTLLIILIALGLGAWYATYKYDRNLSGVSKDETEFMVKRAITFIKTQGESAAYAEISNRAGRFVDRDLYVVVYTMEGKVLAHGANGKMIGKTLIDLTDIDGKTFIKERIELAKTKTSFWQTYKFTNPENKRIEPKLTYCERLNQTIVCGGFYPES, encoded by the coding sequence GTGCTAGCAAGAAGAACTCTCCTCATCATACTCATCGCCCTCGGTTTGGGTGCTTGGTACGCCACCTACAAGTACGATAGGAACTTATCTGGTGTCAGCAAAGACGAAACCGAGTTCATGGTGAAACGCGCGATCACTTTCATTAAGACGCAAGGAGAAAGTGCGGCCTATGCAGAGATTAGTAACCGTGCTGGGCGATTCGTCGATCGCGATCTGTATGTGGTGGTCTACACCATGGAAGGGAAAGTGCTCGCCCACGGTGCCAATGGCAAAATGATAGGCAAAACCTTAATTGATCTCACCGATATCGACGGCAAGACTTTTATCAAAGAACGCATTGAATTAGCCAAAACAAAAACTTCGTTTTGGCAGACTTATAAATTCACGAACCCCGAAAACAAAAGGATAGAGCCCAAACTGACCTACTGTGAAAGGCTTAACCAAACTATCGTTTGTGGCGGCTTTTATCCAGAATCTTAA
- a CDS encoding ornithine cyclodeaminase: MSTTSTTKATTTITPRRAVTQYLSAERVAEIINKRGIAACITGVASYINQDFLRWNAFDKCARVANHSDVGVIELMPIADDKSYTFKYVNGHPSNYRFNLPTVMAFGVLADVETGVPELVSELTLTTAIRTAAMSAVAARALARENCKTMAIIGNGAQSEFQALAFHHLLGIETFHLYDIDSAATDKLEANLTRMGVKTKRFTSTKEAVKGVDIITTVTADKTNATIITPDMIEPGMHINGVGGDCPGKTEIHADVLRMGPVFCEFEPQSRIEGDMQQMPADFPVTELWTVLSGKVVGRRSADQVTIFDSVGFALEDYSALRYMRDAANELGMNETLSLIPALPDPKNLFGFIAANAPVAANSVRTTPAFVA; the protein is encoded by the coding sequence ATGTCCACCACATCAACGACTAAAGCGACCACGACCATCACACCACGCCGCGCGGTAACGCAATATTTGAGCGCAGAACGTGTCGCTGAAATCATCAACAAGCGCGGTATCGCTGCCTGTATCACTGGCGTGGCTTCTTATATTAACCAAGATTTCTTGCGTTGGAACGCCTTTGATAAATGCGCTCGTGTCGCTAATCACTCTGATGTCGGCGTGATCGAATTGATGCCGATTGCTGACGATAAGAGCTATACCTTCAAATATGTGAACGGTCACCCAAGCAACTACCGCTTCAATTTGCCAACTGTGATGGCGTTCGGTGTCTTGGCTGACGTTGAGACTGGCGTGCCAGAATTGGTTAGCGAATTGACCTTGACGACAGCGATCCGCACAGCGGCGATGTCAGCGGTAGCGGCACGTGCTTTGGCACGTGAGAACTGCAAGACTATGGCGATCATTGGTAACGGTGCTCAAAGTGAATTCCAAGCCTTGGCATTCCATCACTTGCTCGGTATCGAGACTTTCCATTTGTACGATATCGATTCCGCTGCAACCGATAAATTGGAAGCGAATTTGACGCGTATGGGCGTGAAGACTAAGCGTTTCACGAGTACCAAAGAAGCGGTCAAAGGCGTCGATATCATCACGACTGTGACAGCAGATAAAACCAATGCAACGATCATCACGCCAGACATGATCGAACCAGGCATGCACATCAATGGCGTAGGTGGCGATTGCCCAGGTAAAACGGAAATCCACGCGGATGTATTGCGTATGGGTCCAGTGTTCTGCGAATTCGAACCGCAATCACGTATCGAAGGCGATATGCAGCAAATGCCAGCCGACTTCCCAGTGACGGAATTGTGGACAGTCTTGTCTGGCAAAGTGGTCGGTCGTCGGAGCGCTGACCAAGTGACGATTTTTGATTCAGTAGGCTTTGCTTTGGAAGATTATTCTGCTTTGCGTTATATGCGCGATGCGGCCAATGAATTGGGCATGAACGAGACTTTGTCTTTGATCCCAGCTTTGCCAGATCCGAAGAATTTGTTTGGTTTTATTGCAGCAAATGCACCAGTAGCGGCGAATAGTGTGCGTACGACACCAGCATTTGTTGCGTAA
- a CDS encoding Lrp/AsnC family transcriptional regulator, producing MDALDQQLIALLRTNARLSIAALAHKLKVSRGTVNNRIEKLENDGIIVGYTVRLRPDAQPNEIRAWISIAVEGNETRAVIAKLLGEPGIEEIHDTNGRWDLLASLRAQNLSELSTILERIRLIKAIQNTETSIHLQTFRT from the coding sequence ATGGACGCTTTAGATCAACAATTAATTGCGCTCTTGCGCACCAATGCGCGACTCAGTATTGCTGCTTTGGCACATAAATTGAAGGTGTCGCGCGGTACGGTCAATAACCGTATCGAAAAGCTCGAAAACGATGGCATTATCGTCGGCTACACCGTGCGTTTGCGCCCCGATGCGCAACCGAATGAGATTCGCGCTTGGATCAGCATCGCGGTCGAAGGCAATGAAACGCGCGCGGTCATCGCCAAACTCTTAGGCGAACCAGGTATAGAAGAGATCCATGACACCAACGGACGTTGGGATTTACTGGCGAGCTTGCGAGCCCAAAACCTGTCCGAACTATCGACCATCCTCGAACGCATCCGCTTGATTAAGGCGATTCAGAATACCGAGACGAGTATTCATTTGCAGACTTTCCGGACTTAA
- a CDS encoding sensor domain-containing diguanylate cyclase, translated as MDTKSRAILVPAAQLDDELSKCANCFNLLEYLRYGVLYCIRPTESANDFLISYANRTFSKLTGITDLAEHWLSELQSHLQLLQHTLVDLANQVMESQRPYSEEFCSADGKHCFSINLSRLDIQAHSALIIALEDISERKQAELALRQMNQDFITVLESTSDFIYIKDQASRIRYCSQTLADITGHKSWRDMVGKHDKEIFPLETAQVYMQEEIPIFQKGIALLNKIDPYFRSDGSMGWVSTNKWPMFDEDGKTVIGIFGISRDISESKQREDELRTMATTDFLTGLASRRDFIDDVNRQIARIHRAPQIQTCLLMMDLDFFKRINDVYGHAVGDAMLQHISHLMKNEVRRVDSIGRIGGEEFAILMPDTTIAAAQAFADRIRNKVMHTPLLDKDRVIPITISIGITQISCNDRSSDSILERADTALYQAKNLGRNRVELA; from the coding sequence ATGGATACCAAATCCAGAGCCATTCTGGTGCCAGCAGCACAACTCGACGACGAACTCAGTAAGTGCGCCAACTGCTTTAACTTACTTGAATATTTGCGCTACGGTGTTTTATATTGCATACGCCCCACCGAATCGGCGAACGACTTTCTCATCAGTTACGCAAACCGCACATTCTCGAAGCTGACAGGTATCACAGATCTAGCAGAACACTGGCTCAGCGAGCTACAGAGTCATCTCCAACTGCTACAACACACACTGGTAGATTTAGCCAATCAGGTCATGGAAAGCCAGCGGCCCTATTCCGAAGAATTTTGTTCTGCCGATGGCAAACACTGCTTCAGCATCAACTTGAGCCGGCTCGACATTCAAGCGCATTCAGCCCTCATTATCGCGCTCGAAGACATCAGTGAACGCAAGCAAGCCGAGCTCGCCTTAAGGCAAATGAATCAAGACTTCATCACGGTACTCGAGTCAACTTCTGACTTCATCTACATCAAAGATCAGGCCAGTCGTATTCGCTACTGCAGTCAAACATTAGCCGACATTACCGGGCATAAAAGTTGGCGTGACATGGTCGGCAAACACGACAAGGAAATCTTTCCCTTGGAAACCGCACAGGTCTATATGCAAGAAGAAATTCCTATTTTTCAAAAAGGCATTGCATTGTTAAACAAGATCGATCCCTACTTCCGCAGCGATGGCAGCATGGGATGGGTTAGCACCAACAAATGGCCCATGTTTGACGAAGATGGCAAAACCGTCATCGGCATTTTCGGCATCAGTCGTGACATCTCGGAAAGCAAGCAGCGCGAAGATGAATTACGCACCATGGCGACCACTGACTTCTTGACCGGACTCGCTTCGCGCCGCGATTTCATTGACGACGTCAATCGTCAGATCGCCCGCATCCATCGTGCACCACAAATCCAAACTTGCCTATTGATGATGGATCTTGATTTCTTTAAGCGCATCAACGATGTCTACGGGCACGCAGTTGGCGATGCGATGCTGCAACACATTAGCCATCTGATGAAAAACGAGGTGCGCCGCGTCGATAGTATTGGACGTATTGGTGGTGAGGAATTTGCCATTCTCATGCCAGATACCACCATCGCAGCAGCACAAGCATTCGCGGATCGTATCCGCAATAAGGTGATGCACACACCGTTACTGGATAAAGACCGAGTCATTCCCATTACGATCAGCATAGGCATCACCCAAATTTCTTGCAACGACCGCTCTTCCGATTCCATTCTTGAGCGCGCGGATACGGCCCTCTATCAAGCAAAAAACTTGGGTAGGAACCGCGTCGAATTAGCTTGA
- a CDS encoding TonB-dependent receptor plug domain-containing protein — protein MLPTLCFAQEQPASQHKSQQNSQQNKAEAPQGQTVEVKANYDSRRDDTAAKFVVRREDILKYGDQSLVDVLSRQPGVTTDGKSVSLNGFGAAYTMILVDGLPPVSGRGLNDIEPHQVERIEIIRSAIAEMSTQAIGGVINIVLKRRILNDASQLKYRLAKSSPSSAAHTVEWDWQKKSDSYSYIQSLLFRDADFLLHSAASALNLDGDNRVLDRVDTSGKVHVAVSTISFEPRFDFKSENGDQWSAQFAFKQQHGKIFGPEYWRVVSGAPVVVPRVDQNNTYDVRSEHSRLEWKRELAKGYLLDTQLSGSSFMRRDSVEQIGWPINALTPLRRRSNGWDTSHTWVSSGSLTNDNIASHLLKFGWEFSRGVNRSDKNYDDKEWFASRLRTESLAWFAQDEWKLTPTWSQYLGLRSEVFQSKITQSDGVNGSHVSRVTSPIAQSLWKLDTENRGQLRFAYARTFKNPDPRSITASLAPQINNNTAWYQQVGNPKLTPELAHGLDLAFEHSGEQQLSFALNLNLRMISDLHTQQLFNKDQLWLMHEVNDGRAFKRTVGVELSFPATLISDKLKQLQFKSSAQQTQSDFNSFAADPSLAWTCHAYALKLSLDYAGVDRIKMGISDQFQSASNCRVNPLQWNKSDASHQIDSYLYWNMQQLSVRLAVKNWLAKNSPSESRIKTQTGYAISRMNFPNYRHISLEFNWAM, from the coding sequence TTGCTTCCCACGCTTTGCTTTGCGCAAGAGCAGCCAGCTTCTCAGCACAAGTCTCAACAAAATTCTCAGCAAAATAAGGCCGAGGCACCGCAAGGGCAAACGGTAGAGGTCAAAGCTAACTACGATTCGCGTCGAGATGACACGGCGGCAAAATTCGTTGTACGGCGTGAAGACATTCTGAAATATGGCGATCAATCATTAGTCGATGTCCTGAGTCGACAACCCGGAGTCACTACGGACGGTAAGTCGGTAAGCTTGAACGGCTTTGGTGCGGCATATACCATGATCCTTGTCGATGGCCTTCCGCCTGTGTCCGGCCGTGGCCTCAATGATATCGAACCTCATCAAGTCGAGCGCATCGAAATTATACGCAGCGCAATTGCCGAAATGAGTACGCAAGCGATTGGTGGTGTGATTAATATCGTGCTCAAGCGCAGAATATTGAACGATGCCAGCCAGCTCAAATACCGTTTGGCAAAAAGTTCGCCTTCAAGTGCGGCTCACACAGTGGAGTGGGATTGGCAGAAAAAGTCGGATTCCTATTCGTACATACAATCTTTGCTTTTTAGAGACGCCGATTTCCTATTGCATAGCGCAGCGAGTGCGCTGAATCTTGATGGGGATAATCGTGTTCTGGATAGGGTTGATACATCGGGTAAAGTACACGTTGCGGTAAGTACCATTTCATTCGAGCCTCGTTTCGACTTTAAGAGTGAAAATGGCGATCAGTGGTCGGCGCAATTCGCTTTCAAGCAACAACACGGTAAGATTTTTGGGCCGGAATACTGGCGGGTGGTGAGCGGAGCGCCAGTGGTTGTGCCGCGTGTTGATCAAAATAATACTTACGATGTGCGTAGTGAACATAGCAGGTTGGAGTGGAAACGAGAGCTGGCTAAAGGCTATCTGTTGGATACCCAGCTTTCTGGATCCAGTTTCATGCGCCGCGATTCTGTCGAGCAAATTGGTTGGCCCATCAACGCCCTGACTCCTCTTCGTCGACGCAGTAATGGTTGGGACACCAGCCATACTTGGGTAAGTAGTGGGTCATTGACCAACGACAATATCGCATCGCATCTTTTGAAGTTCGGGTGGGAATTCAGTCGCGGTGTGAATCGTAGTGATAAGAACTACGATGACAAGGAATGGTTTGCTTCTCGTCTGCGAACTGAATCGCTGGCGTGGTTCGCACAAGATGAATGGAAGCTGACACCAACTTGGTCGCAATATCTGGGTTTGCGTTCAGAAGTGTTCCAATCAAAGATAACACAAAGCGATGGTGTGAATGGCAGTCACGTGTCTCGCGTCACTAGTCCGATCGCACAGAGTTTGTGGAAATTGGATACGGAAAATCGTGGCCAGTTGCGTTTCGCCTACGCTCGTACCTTTAAGAATCCAGATCCGCGCTCGATCACAGCGAGTCTGGCGCCTCAGATTAATAACAATACCGCGTGGTATCAGCAGGTCGGCAATCCCAAGCTCACTCCAGAGTTGGCGCATGGGCTTGATCTGGCGTTCGAACATAGTGGCGAGCAACAACTGAGCTTTGCGCTCAATCTTAACCTCAGGATGATCAGCGATTTACATACTCAGCAGTTGTTCAACAAGGATCAGCTTTGGCTGATGCATGAGGTTAATGATGGGCGTGCGTTTAAGCGCACAGTTGGTGTTGAACTTAGTTTTCCTGCGACGCTGATTTCCGATAAGCTCAAGCAGCTCCAATTCAAGAGTAGTGCACAACAAACCCAATCTGATTTCAATTCTTTTGCGGCGGATCCTTCGTTGGCGTGGACTTGTCACGCCTATGCTCTGAAGTTGTCGCTCGATTATGCAGGTGTTGATCGCATCAAGATGGGGATCAGTGATCAATTTCAATCGGCAAGCAATTGTCGCGTCAATCCACTGCAATGGAACAAGTCAGATGCATCGCATCAAATTGATAGTTACCTGTATTGGAACATGCAGCAGCTCAGCGTACGATTGGCAGTCAAGAATTGGCTTGCGAAAAATTCACCTTCCGAAAGCCGTATCAAAACGCAGACGGGTTATGCGATCAGTCGCATGAACTTTCCAAATTATCGCCACATTTCTTTGGAGTTCAATTGGGCGATGTAG
- the ssb gene encoding single-stranded DNA-binding protein translates to MASLNKVMIIGNLGRDPETRYMPSGDAMTTIAVATTETWKDKQTGEKKEATEWHRVTFFGKLAEIAGQYLKKGSQVYIEGSLRTRKYTDKDGVEKYATDIRADEMKMLGSRQGMGGGAAAMDDDGGYGAPAPRQQQYSAPVQQPRQAPAQRPAPNFSDMDDDIPF, encoded by the coding sequence ATGGCTTCATTGAATAAAGTAATGATTATCGGCAATCTTGGCCGTGATCCAGAAACACGTTATATGCCAAGTGGCGACGCGATGACGACGATCGCTGTGGCAACCACAGAAACGTGGAAAGACAAACAAACAGGTGAGAAGAAAGAAGCGACCGAATGGCATCGTGTGACGTTCTTCGGTAAGTTGGCAGAGATCGCTGGCCAATACCTGAAAAAAGGTTCGCAAGTGTATATCGAAGGTTCTTTGCGTACCCGTAAGTACACCGACAAAGACGGCGTCGAAAAATACGCGACGGATATTCGTGCAGATGAAATGAAAATGCTCGGTAGCCGTCAAGGCATGGGCGGTGGCGCAGCGGCGATGGATGATGATGGCGGCTATGGCGCACCAGCACCACGTCAACAACAATACAGCGCACCAGTGCAACAACCACGTCAAGCACCGGCACAGCGCCCAGCGCCAAACTTCTCAGATATGGATGACGACATTCCATTCTGA